The Nostoc sp. 'Peltigera membranacea cyanobiont' N6 genome contains the following window.
AGGCGCTATCAGCTTGAGTGGTGCTTATCTAGCTAGGACTGCTAATGACCCTAGCCTTAATAATGGGTTGTTGGATGGTGATAACGCTATTTTTGGTCAGTTATCTTTCCAACCCACCAAAGCCTTTAATATTGGTCTAACTTACGCTCGTACTTATCAAACTAATCTTGTTAACAATACTGTTAACAATAACCTTTTCCAAGGTACAGGTAGTATTTTTGCTAACAATCCCTTTGGGAATAACACTCGTACTATATCCAACAACTACGGTGTAGAAGCTACCTTCCAATTTAGTCCTAAGTTAGCTATTAGTGGTTGGGGAGGTTATACAACTGCTGATGCGATTACTGGTGCTAATGCAGGTACAGATGCAGACGTTTGGTACTGGGCTGGAGCGCTTGCTTTGAAAGACTTTGGTGGCGAAGGCAACGTTTTAGGTATCATCTTTGGTCAACCACCCAAAGTTACTGGTGGTAGCATCAAAAATGTCGCTGGTAATACTACCTTCGACGACAATACCTCTTATCACTTAGAGGGTCTTTACAAGTACAAGATTTCCGATAATATTCAGGTAACACCTGGCTTGTTGGTAATCTTCAATCCAGAGCACAACGACGCTAACGGCACTGAATATGTAGGTACTCTACGTACTACTTTCAGCTTCTAAAATTGGCAATCTAAAGCTCAGAATTAGATAAACAAAAGCCCGCCTTAAGGTGGGCTTTTGTTCAGGAAAAAGTTAGTTATGTGGGATTATAATCTGATTGATTAGATATATCTTTTGGGGGGCGATCGCTACTCCAAGCCCACCACACAGTACTACAGTGACAGGAGTAGAACTCTTGCCATTTGCGACGACGGTCTTCTGTAAAAACAGGCGATCGCCGATTTAGCCAAACTTTTTCAGCTTCTCGGCTAGTTGAGTGGCAGTTAGGACAGCAAAATTCAGATGCATGTACTGCCTTATTCGTCCATTCAGGTGGGAGGGTAGCAAAAGCGTCCATGTCGTTACAACTTTAGTATCAATGATTATCCAAAACTTTGAGGTTTTGAACTTAGGGGCAAACGGATACTATAAAATCCCGCCACACTATCGAACTGCTTAATCAATATTCTTATGGCTTTGTCTGAACTATTTACAAATCGCCATTTATAGAGATTTTCACTAAGAGAATAACTATTTAGAAAGACTGCGAGAGCATCTCACAAATCAAAGGTTAACACAAATGGTAACTAAAATAATTACTATGCACATTATGGCTAATAATTAAATTTATGGAGCCAAATGTTGAAATTCGCCGTTTATTAGATGTGATGCCTGCTTCTGGTCGGATGACGACAAAAATCGTTAGTAAGCCAGAGCAAGCAAAAGTAATTTACGCCTCCTTTCCCCAACCCTGGAATCAGGCGCGACCGATATATATTAATTTTGATTTATGGCCTCGCCTAGCAAAGCCGCAACGAGATTTGCTGCTGTTGCAGATGGTTAGCTGGTTGACAGGGGTGAAGTGGTTTAAACCAGACATTTATCAAGGTGTGGTGCTGGCGGGTCTGTTAGGTGGATTATTGGAAGCATCACAGTCAGATGTAGTGGGTGTCGCCGTAGCAGGGGGATTAAGTGCGATCGCTGCTTTTCGGATCTGGCGGACTAATAAATCTCTTGAGTCAGAGTTAAATGCCGACGCAGCAGCAATTCGCATAGCACAACGGCGAGGTTATTCCGAAGCGGAAGCAGCGCAGCACCTGTTATCTGCGATTGAAGCGGTAGCCAAAATTGAAGGGCGTTCTGGTTTAAATTTTACTGAGTTGATTCGTTGCCAAAATCTCAGAGCGATCGCAGGTTTATCAGCTGTGGGTATGCCAGAAAGTTATGATAAGTAGAATAAATGTTTCTGGATATGGGTTTTTGAGAGCGATCGCTCCCAAGACATCTAAAATTTAGATGAGGTTTTGGTATTGTCTAAGCTTAATTTTTAGCATGATTTATACTTTATTCCTCACTACAGCAAGTTTTTGGCCACAAATACGGTTTTGTGTATTTAGCTCAAGGCTTCTAACAAAGTGCGAGACATGAGCCTCCAACTAGCTGCAATGCATGGGGCTATCTTACACTGGAATAAGAGAATGTGTGTTTAACTGACTTAGATGTAAATGGGGAGTTCTATCATACCTTCTCGGTGTTACTTATGAAGTGCTTACCTAGTGTGGTAAAACTTAACTTAAATTCTGTCAGTTACTAACGGGGTTGATAGGAATGGGTACTTTAATTGTTATTGGCTTGATAGGGGTTTACGGAGGGGGCGTTTGGAAATTTTGGAACGGGTTTGGACGGACTAATTTTAATCCAACTTTGACCAATCGCATTGGTTTATCGCTGCTATGGCCAGCTTTGTTTCTTACAAATCAATCCTATCGTCGAAACTTTAGAAAAGCGTTGAAGGGCTAGAGTTTACTATTAAGTTTAAAGTCATCTGAACCTGACGGTGGCACATATCCCAATATAAATCTAACCCACCAGCCCCCTTTCTCTATTAGGGAAAGGGGCTGTGTTTGCTCATCCTAAAAGGAGAGGAATTAAGGGAGGGATAAGTTCGTAGTGTTTACAAGTGCAACTTGTTAACATCTGGGAAGTATTTTTGCTGATGAATTTACGAATTATTTGCCATTGGTGAGCAGATGGATTGCTGCACCTACAGCTGCACCATCAACAGCATTTCCAAGAGTATCTCTGCCATCGCCAGTAACTACGCCAGTCACTGCGCTAGCACCTGCACCGACTCCGACATCTTGACCAATATTCCGGTGACGGCGATTGCGAGTGTTTCTCAGACCATTTGCACCGTTAACGGCTGCACCAGTGACACCACCTTTGACGGCATTGCCTAATACATTACCATTTCCTCTAACGGCTCCAGTGACAACGTTGGTAACAGCCCCAATACCTGCATCTCGTAGTACTTGGTCATCAGCAGCAGCCGGTTTAGCGGAAACCAAAGTTACACCAGCTAAACTTGCAGCCATGAGGCTGGGTAAAAGTGTGCGCTTTAGGATGTTATTCATTGTGTTACCTTCTCAAAACATCAAACAATTAGATAAATCTAAAGTTACTGGAGTCAGAAAAATCATATTTTTTCAATTGGACAACAGCAACTATCTATTGTTTGAGGACATATATATAGTCGCATTTATAAAGTCATAACTGCATCCACTGAAAGCATGAATATAGATTAAGTCCACAGAAGGCCCTGCTGATTGAATAAACCATGCTAAAGATTACACATTGACAAAATAAATTCAGTATCCACAGAATATTCTCTGGTATGCAAATTTCATTTTTTCATTACTAGCAAGCCGTTTATGACGACCAGCCGCGTAGTATTTCCCCTATCTGTCTAAAGATAGTTGACAAAATAATTAAACTCAGTAAGCGGGGTTAATATTTAATTCTCTCGGTTTAGTAGTCAAGCGTTGCGTAGGCATCGCTCACCAAAGCAAATAAGACTTTATGCTGTGTATATCAATACCGTGGAAAAAGATAATTACTACCAGCTTGACTGCTAGCGTAGTTAAGAATACTCTAATAGCCTCAAGCGAATTTACCCAAATAACACATCTAGGGTAAAAACCAATAGATAAAATACCAATAGTGACATAACCACATAAAGTTAAAGTAGCAGTCATTACTACAATACCCAATGTAAATCCTACTGCAAATATAGTTCCAATTCTATCTTCAATAATTAGCCCTACTATAGTTCCTACGATCAATGCTGTTACTAACCAAGAGAATATATTAATATAAAAATCTTTTTTAATAAGCCACTGTATATTCCAAACAATGACTACAGTTAAGATTACAAAAATAGCTCCTACTTTTGATCCTGTGATGACTAAATCCAGATTAGTACTTTCTTTCATCAAAAAAATGATTAAATTTGCACTTATAACTCCAATTACAATCCCTGCAAAAAAGGTAATATTTGATAATAAATCTTTTTGAGGTAAAGAAGTGTTATCCATAATAAATAAAGATATTTTAATAATCAGTTTGCAGCCAGTTTTCTAAATTAATATTTTGCACTCGCAGCAAGTCAGAGTCATTAGAAACCAGAATTAATCCGCGTGCGATCGCTGTAGCCGCTATCAATATATCTTGCTCTTGGATAGTAAACCCTCTGCGTTGTAAGTCCACATATATTTCACATGCTAGTTCAATAATCTCTAAATCATCTATTAATATAATTTTATATACTTGACAAAATTTATTAAACTCAACTAACTGTCTAGTTGCATTGATAGCTAAAAGGCCTCGTTTGACTTCATAGTAAGTTATGCAACTAATAAACACATCTTGTTTCAGACGCAGGACTTCCCGAAATTTCCGATCTACAATTACATTTCTCTTCAAAATATAACTAACAATGTTTGTATCTAATAAATAAGTCACTTTGTCTATTTTCGCTTTACTGCTTCATCGTACATTTTGATTTGCTCCGGTGTTAAATCGTTTAACGTACCTGAAACTGCCTCTAAAATTAAAATACTATCTATTCTATCTATCAAATCATCATCTTTAATTTCTCTCATTTCTTCTCGTGAGAATTGCCCAAACAGTTCAACTAACATTTGGCTTATTTCCAGTTTATTTAACTTTACTTCATATAAACTATTACCTTTAAATAAATTTTCCACAATTGGCGATATCCGATTGATAAGTTCTTGATGATAGCTAGAAACTTCTTGCATAACTTCCTCCCAATATTTAACTAATTACCTCAATTATAAACCAATACAATTCAGAGGATGTTTCAAAAGTCCTCAAGCGTGTGTTTCACTACCCTGGCTACCGAGAAAATGCTACGAGAGAATCGGAGTTTTGGTATTTGAGATCGCGCCACTGA
Protein-coding sequences here:
- a CDS encoding DUF3318 domain-containing protein; translation: MEPNVEIRRLLDVMPASGRMTTKIVSKPEQAKVIYASFPQPWNQARPIYINFDLWPRLAKPQRDLLLLQMVSWLTGVKWFKPDIYQGVVLAGLLGGLLEASQSDVVGVAVAGGLSAIAAFRIWRTNKSLESELNADAAAIRIAQRRGYSEAEAAQHLLSAIEAVAKIEGRSGLNFTELIRCQNLRAIAGLSAVGMPESYDK
- a CDS encoding PIN domain-containing protein — encoded protein: MTYLLDTNIVSYILKRNVIVDRKFREVLRLKQDVFISCITYYEVKRGLLAINATRQLVEFNKFCQVYKIILIDDLEIIELACEIYVDLQRRGFTIQEQDILIAATAIARGLILVSNDSDLLRVQNINLENWLQTDY